A single window of Oceanispirochaeta sp. M1 DNA harbors:
- a CDS encoding GNAT family N-acetyltransferase — MSEIFKLDEKDLGKRGVLDFIHNHDESHLYWSDDWSPSFYSRLAYEGMISITYPLEDGRSVLLPEMQRSYAVLDWKNLHMSRQVKKLLPQVESGVFKLSINSDFEQVLGKIMSYHNPCWLTDKYADILRTLNKRECPLACKAISVELYDFDGSLLAGELGYRIGSIYTSLSGFSERDKGPRGSGTLQLFLLARLLEEKGFAFWNLGHPNMEYKTRIGAENLRRPEFLERWKQYRDASPDSFIL; from the coding sequence ATGTCTGAAATTTTTAAACTTGATGAAAAGGATCTGGGTAAAAGGGGAGTCCTTGATTTTATCCATAATCATGATGAGTCTCATTTATACTGGAGTGATGACTGGTCTCCCTCCTTTTACAGCCGCCTGGCCTATGAAGGAATGATCTCTATCACCTATCCTCTGGAGGATGGACGCTCTGTCCTCCTGCCGGAAATGCAGAGGTCCTATGCCGTGTTGGACTGGAAGAATCTGCATATGTCCAGACAGGTGAAAAAACTTCTTCCCCAGGTTGAGTCCGGAGTCTTTAAACTGTCAATCAATAGTGATTTTGAGCAGGTTCTGGGAAAGATTATGTCTTATCATAATCCCTGCTGGCTGACTGATAAGTATGCGGATATTCTACGGACTCTGAATAAAAGGGAGTGTCCCCTGGCATGTAAAGCTATTTCTGTGGAGCTTTATGATTTTGATGGATCTCTTCTGGCCGGGGAACTGGGATATCGGATCGGAAGCATCTACACAAGTCTCAGCGGATTCTCTGAAAGAGATAAGGGGCCCAGGGGCAGCGGTACACTTCAATTGTTTCTACTGGCCCGTCTTCTGGAGGAGAAGGGCTTTGCATTCTGGAACCTGGGACATCCCAATATGGAGTACAAAACCAGGATCGGTGCGGAGAATCTTAGACGCCCGGAATTCCTCGAGCGTTGGAAGCAGTATAGGGACGCCAGTCCTGATTCTTTTATTCTTTAA
- a CDS encoding DNA/RNA non-specific endonuclease, which produces MNWKISTFLLLITGGFLSAQSQSLEIPFVTNPDAVVEREFYTLQYNEAFEQADWVAYELTLEEVEGQVDRKDAFRSDPEVSTASASLKDYKGSGYDRGHLAPAADMKMTAQSMADSFYMSNMSPQSPSLNRGIWKELEGKVRKWAVENKAVYIVTGPVLTEDSYPVIGPNRVAVPDYYYKVILDYREPELKGIAFILPNRRREGDLEEFALTIDEAEEATGLDFFPLLPDDAEAEIESTLNLSLWGF; this is translated from the coding sequence ATGAATTGGAAAATCAGTACATTTTTGCTTTTGATCACTGGTGGATTTTTGTCTGCCCAGTCCCAGTCTCTCGAGATTCCTTTTGTAACGAATCCTGATGCTGTGGTGGAGAGGGAATTTTATACTCTTCAATATAATGAGGCTTTTGAGCAGGCCGACTGGGTTGCCTATGAGCTGACCCTGGAAGAGGTCGAGGGTCAGGTAGACCGTAAGGATGCTTTTCGCTCTGATCCGGAAGTGAGCACAGCTTCGGCGAGTTTGAAGGATTACAAGGGCTCGGGTTATGACAGGGGGCATCTGGCTCCTGCGGCGGATATGAAGATGACGGCCCAGTCCATGGCGGACTCCTTTTATATGAGTAATATGAGCCCCCAGAGTCCCAGTTTGAACCGGGGTATCTGGAAGGAGCTTGAGGGGAAGGTTCGTAAATGGGCTGTGGAGAATAAGGCTGTCTATATTGTGACAGGGCCGGTTCTTACCGAAGATTCCTATCCTGTGATAGGGCCCAATAGGGTCGCTGTACCCGATTATTACTACAAGGTGATTCTTGATTATAGAGAACCAGAATTAAAGGGCATTGCCTTTATTCTTCCCAATAGAAGACGGGAGGGGGATCTTGAAGAGTTTGCCCTGACCATAGATGAGGCTGAAGAGGCGACGGGACTGGATTTTTTTCCTCTGCTCCCTGATGATGCCGAAGCTGAAATTGAAAGCACTTTGAATCTCTCATTGTGGGGATTTTAG
- a CDS encoding methyl-accepting chemotaxis protein, with amino-acid sequence MAEQMKVRTKLLGSFILLILFTIIIGYMGIRGIKQINYQNEISALANRCLVDAQDAQTASLRYIIDKDESYMVTASEESSNVISQALEAENLMLSEENKKLTQDLIAAMKSYESHNVDFLTKQKQINEAGVRRADAAFKILEYIKLIINYEETRLFENNRSGTITVVDAKRLIGLQEIRNATNRFRINAYRYQRSITQDDKDLYSSGWDKEIEIVRTLLTQAQSIFNDITMLQYLDDSLKLIDEYQKDVFFYRDLQAEQILIQKSQREEATLVMSDAREVRDGVSEVIKKVTTQDTTLAIILSIISAAIGIFIAVILTRSITFQLGGEPHEIVDVCTRISEGDLTMDFPERKLTGVYQTMKDMTDHLTVIVTDIVSAADQVASGSEQVSLSSQEISSGTNKQASNMEEVSASIEELNSNIQQNMDNAQQSNIMAKQVSAESQEGSDAVAETVTAMKNIAEKIFVIEDIARSTNMLALNAAIEAARAGEAGRGFAVVASEVRKLAESSGTAAKEITEISNNSVHRAIAAQKKIQEIVPSMQKTADLVEEISMSSKEQNQGAGQINGAIVQLDTVIQQNASASEELASMSEELLSQATSMKSTIGFFKLKGMKSETHKKQNVIEYLPETKPAVVSGTSSYPETPRQRITPTATLSAGIEESEMAEADFEEF; translated from the coding sequence ATGGCAGAACAAATGAAAGTACGAACAAAATTACTGGGTAGTTTCATATTACTGATTCTTTTTACCATAATTATCGGTTATATGGGTATCCGTGGAATAAAGCAGATCAACTACCAGAATGAAATCAGTGCTCTGGCAAACAGATGTCTTGTAGATGCACAGGATGCACAGACAGCATCATTGCGCTATATCATTGACAAAGATGAATCATATATGGTTACAGCATCTGAGGAATCATCCAATGTTATCAGCCAGGCTCTGGAAGCTGAGAACCTGATGTTGAGTGAAGAGAATAAAAAACTTACTCAAGATCTTATTGCTGCTATGAAATCATATGAAAGCCATAATGTTGATTTTTTAACAAAGCAAAAACAAATCAATGAAGCAGGTGTTCGAAGAGCTGATGCAGCCTTCAAAATCCTTGAATATATTAAACTTATTATCAATTATGAAGAAACAAGACTTTTTGAAAATAATCGCTCAGGTACAATTACTGTTGTGGATGCCAAAAGACTCATTGGTCTTCAAGAAATAAGGAATGCAACAAATAGATTTCGCATCAACGCCTATCGGTATCAACGTTCCATAACCCAGGATGATAAAGACCTCTATTCCAGTGGATGGGATAAAGAGATTGAAATTGTTAGAACTTTACTGACTCAGGCGCAATCAATTTTTAATGATATAACGATGCTTCAATACCTGGACGACAGCCTGAAACTAATTGATGAATACCAGAAGGATGTTTTCTTTTACAGAGATCTTCAAGCAGAACAGATCCTGATTCAAAAAAGCCAAAGAGAAGAAGCAACCCTTGTTATGTCCGATGCAAGAGAAGTTCGAGATGGAGTTAGTGAGGTTATTAAAAAAGTAACAACTCAAGATACTACACTTGCAATAATTCTCTCCATAATCTCTGCAGCAATTGGAATCTTTATTGCTGTCATTTTGACCAGGTCCATAACATTTCAGCTGGGTGGAGAACCTCATGAAATAGTAGACGTCTGTACAAGGATTTCCGAAGGTGATCTGACCATGGATTTCCCCGAAAGAAAACTGACGGGAGTCTATCAGACCATGAAGGATATGACCGATCATCTGACAGTCATTGTCACCGATATTGTATCAGCAGCAGATCAGGTGGCATCCGGAAGTGAACAGGTCTCTCTCTCTTCACAGGAAATATCTTCAGGAACCAATAAACAGGCTTCCAATATGGAAGAAGTATCTGCATCCATCGAAGAGCTTAACTCCAATATTCAGCAGAATATGGATAATGCACAGCAGTCCAACATAATGGCAAAACAGGTATCTGCAGAATCACAGGAAGGCAGTGATGCCGTAGCTGAAACTGTAACAGCCATGAAAAATATTGCCGAAAAGATCTTTGTTATCGAAGATATTGCCCGCAGCACAAACATGCTGGCACTAAATGCCGCCATTGAAGCCGCAAGGGCCGGGGAAGCAGGTAGGGGATTTGCCGTTGTAGCCTCTGAAGTCCGCAAACTTGCCGAATCAAGCGGTACTGCTGCCAAAGAAATTACCGAGATATCTAATAACAGTGTTCACAGAGCAATAGCCGCACAAAAGAAGATTCAGGAAATTGTCCCCTCAATGCAGAAAACAGCAGACCTGGTAGAAGAGATTTCCATGTCCAGTAAAGAACAGAACCAGGGTGCCGGCCAGATAAATGGAGCAATAGTCCAGCTGGATACAGTAATTCAGCAGAATGCATCTGCCAGTGAGGAACTTGCTTCAATGTCGGAAGAACTCCTGTCACAGGCCACCTCAATGAAATCAACCATCGGATTTTTTAAGCTTAAAGGCATGAAATCTGAAACTCATAAGAAACAGAATGTTATTGAATATTTACCTGAAACAAAGCCTGCCGTCGTCTCCGGGACTTCCTCCTATCCCGAGACCCCCAGGCAGAGAATAACTCCAACCGCTACTTTGAGCGCGGGAATCGAAGAGTCAGAAATGGCTGAGGCCGACTTTGAAGAATTTTAA
- a CDS encoding Gfo/Idh/MocA family protein: MKLAIIGCGIITQEAHVPALLKLKDKIEIKALCNHSLPKAEKTAALLGRPELKIYTDWKEMISTENEIDTVLVSLPIPLNYPVSKACVEAGFNVFCEKPAALNSAEAELTLGLNQEGGALFRTAENFHYRASIFKAQEMIKAGIIGQIHSMQWNLLQFMQVDNKFNKTQWRANNEYPGGYVMDGGVHFVHNLQQIAGAVTKVFARTASVNSLLGTMDTGFAVLTHDSGVISSINMGWQHCHGDEALKVFGTEGSLSISDGLITLRRPDASLQEFSLDRDDTFFDEWQDFVDSLAAGTTPQLRQEDAVRDVKIIEAMIESDREGREVLL, encoded by the coding sequence ATGAAACTAGCCATCATCGGATGCGGAATTATTACTCAGGAAGCACATGTCCCGGCTCTTCTTAAGTTAAAAGATAAAATAGAGATAAAAGCTTTATGCAATCATAGCCTGCCCAAGGCGGAAAAAACTGCCGCACTCCTGGGAAGACCGGAATTGAAAATATATACAGACTGGAAAGAGATGATATCCACTGAGAATGAGATAGACACAGTTCTTGTCTCCCTTCCCATTCCTCTCAACTATCCTGTAAGCAAAGCTTGTGTGGAGGCAGGATTCAATGTGTTCTGTGAAAAACCGGCTGCTCTGAATTCGGCGGAAGCTGAGTTGACCCTTGGACTCAATCAGGAGGGGGGTGCTCTTTTCCGAACGGCTGAAAACTTCCATTACAGAGCTTCAATTTTCAAAGCTCAAGAGATGATTAAGGCGGGCATCATAGGTCAGATCCATTCAATGCAGTGGAATCTGCTTCAATTTATGCAGGTGGATAATAAGTTTAATAAGACCCAATGGCGGGCTAACAATGAGTATCCCGGAGGATATGTCATGGATGGTGGCGTTCATTTTGTTCATAATCTGCAGCAGATCGCCGGTGCTGTTACAAAGGTTTTTGCCCGTACAGCTTCGGTCAATTCTTTATTGGGAACCATGGATACGGGCTTTGCAGTTCTGACTCATGATTCCGGTGTTATCAGTTCCATCAATATGGGCTGGCAGCACTGTCATGGAGATGAGGCCTTGAAGGTTTTTGGAACAGAGGGATCTCTATCAATAAGTGACGGTCTGATTACTCTCCGTAGACCCGATGCTTCGCTTCAGGAATTTTCCCTGGATAGGGATGATACATTCTTTGATGAGTGGCAGGATTTTGTTGATTCTCTTGCAGCCGGTACAACACCTCAGCTCAGGCAGGAAGATGCAGTACGTGATGTAAAGATTATTGAGGCCATGATTGAATCCGACAGGGAGGGGAGAGAGGTTCTCCTCTGA
- a CDS encoding oxidoreductase family protein, which produces MSVKEIILKSTGAGSAREIETIQKLWSGYGSIIRYELDGGTGTDVPLTVIVKHVRFREAAAGGHPGGWDTDLSHQRKLHSYQVETRWYGDWSSRCDEFCRVPVCYALESREDDVVMVLEDLDAAGFPERRQSVDNDDIHACLSWLAYFHARFMDETPEGLWECGTYWHLETRPQELAVLGDRKLKEAAPLIDRKLKAARYQTFVHGDAKLANFCFPRGKVSRAAAVDFQYVGGGSGMKDLAYFIGSCFYEEECEAKESELLDSYFEYMRQALLHYGKNIDAAKVEEEGRALFPWAWTDFHRFLKGWSPGHWKLNSYSERAAQKILESL; this is translated from the coding sequence ATGAGTGTTAAAGAGATTATTCTCAAGTCCACCGGCGCCGGGTCGGCCCGGGAAATTGAAACAATTCAAAAATTATGGAGCGGCTACGGCAGCATCATTCGATATGAACTTGACGGCGGTACAGGAACAGATGTTCCTTTAACCGTCATAGTTAAGCATGTGCGTTTTCGTGAAGCCGCTGCAGGAGGACATCCCGGGGGATGGGATACCGACCTTTCCCATCAGAGAAAACTCCACTCCTATCAGGTGGAGACCCGCTGGTATGGTGATTGGAGTTCCAGATGTGATGAGTTCTGCAGAGTTCCAGTCTGTTATGCCCTGGAAAGCAGGGAAGACGATGTGGTTATGGTTCTCGAAGATCTGGATGCAGCCGGTTTTCCGGAGCGCAGACAGTCTGTGGATAACGATGATATTCATGCATGTCTCAGCTGGCTGGCCTATTTTCATGCACGCTTTATGGATGAAACTCCTGAGGGACTCTGGGAATGCGGCACGTACTGGCATCTGGAGACAAGACCCCAGGAGCTTGCTGTCCTGGGAGACCGTAAACTGAAAGAAGCTGCTCCTTTAATAGACCGGAAGCTTAAGGCTGCCCGGTATCAGACCTTTGTTCACGGTGATGCCAAACTTGCCAATTTCTGTTTTCCCCGGGGGAAGGTCAGCCGGGCTGCCGCAGTGGATTTTCAATATGTGGGCGGAGGTTCCGGGATGAAGGATCTGGCCTACTTTATTGGGAGCTGTTTTTATGAAGAAGAATGTGAGGCAAAGGAATCAGAGCTTCTGGATTCCTATTTTGAATATATGAGACAGGCTCTGTTACACTATGGAAAAAATATTGATGCAGCGAAGGTTGAGGAGGAAGGGAGAGCACTTTTTCCCTGGGCCTGGACCGATTTTCACCGCTTTTTGAAGGGCTGGAGCCCCGGGCACTGGAAACTTAATTCCTACAGTGAAAGAGCGGCACAAAAGATACTGGAGAGTTTATGA
- a CDS encoding 3'(2'),5'-bisphosphate nucleotidase CysQ — MTDTMSTDNNTLIELRDNAVEAALEAGKLIASYRGKQIEVKWKAGGDNLASQVLTEVDLKCQNLILEKLAPGIEKYDLGILAEEDCDDGSRLTKSAFWCIDPIDGTLPFSEDKPGYAVSIGLVSLEGKALVGVVYDPRDEVLYSAVKGLGAWRNGKPWKLNPTEETPGDSLTWIMDRDQKDHPRQSELRQLIADKARNSGFTGPGFHTEGGAVLNACWTLENHPAVYFKLPKTIEGGGCFWDFAATVCIVEEAGGWVSDYRGRELNLNKKETIYMNGEGVLFASSEKLAKDFIALLI, encoded by the coding sequence ATGACAGATACGATGAGTACAGATAATAATACTCTGATTGAACTTCGCGATAATGCGGTGGAAGCCGCCCTTGAGGCAGGAAAGCTGATTGCAAGTTATAGAGGAAAGCAGATAGAAGTCAAATGGAAGGCAGGGGGAGATAATCTTGCCTCCCAGGTTCTCACCGAGGTGGATCTTAAATGTCAGAATCTTATACTTGAGAAACTGGCTCCCGGTATTGAAAAATATGATCTGGGAATTCTTGCCGAAGAGGACTGTGATGACGGCAGCCGTCTGACCAAGTCTGCTTTCTGGTGTATCGATCCCATTGACGGAACCCTTCCGTTTTCAGAGGATAAACCGGGTTATGCCGTGTCTATCGGATTGGTGAGCCTGGAGGGTAAAGCTCTTGTGGGCGTCGTATATGATCCAAGGGATGAGGTGCTGTACTCCGCAGTGAAAGGTCTTGGGGCCTGGAGAAATGGAAAGCCCTGGAAGCTGAATCCTACTGAGGAAACACCCGGTGACTCTCTGACCTGGATCATGGACCGGGATCAGAAAGACCATCCAAGACAGAGTGAACTGAGGCAGCTGATTGCGGATAAAGCTCGAAACTCAGGATTTACAGGACCCGGTTTTCATACAGAAGGTGGAGCAGTACTCAATGCCTGCTGGACCCTGGAGAATCATCCGGCTGTGTATTTCAAGCTTCCCAAAACAATCGAAGGGGGGGGCTGCTTCTGGGACTTCGCGGCAACAGTCTGTATCGTAGAAGAGGCCGGCGGATGGGTCTCCGATTATAGGGGCAGAGAGCTTAATCTGAATAAGAAAGAGACCATCTATATGAATGGAGAAGGTGTCCTTTTCGCAAGCTCAGAGAAACTGGCAAAGGATTTTATTGCCTTGTTAATCTAA
- a CDS encoding TlpA disulfide reductase family protein: MINTSFTLGVFTIPIKLIVFIFAAAAAHLLLFILKREDRDIFKKTSDLFFNSVILFFLGWRLSLILTNWSTFRGAPTALLYLPGGFLNHLAGAAVVLLTVLIFYKRQKYSLKELARWSILTAGTLALYFILTVFLLFIPKESQFPDNDISLVENKPAAALNSDSEIILLTMEGEEQLLDLTGSPVTIVNFWASWCPPCRAEIPEIDRFYSDYKDSDIRLITVNMTSTEKSMQNAVDFIEEKKADFPVLLDHKGEAAAYFKINSVPSTFVFNSSGELTAQKTGAVDYAWLKNVSN, translated from the coding sequence ATGATCAATACTTCATTTACCCTTGGTGTTTTTACAATACCCATAAAACTCATAGTCTTTATTTTTGCAGCCGCTGCAGCTCATCTACTGCTCTTTATTCTTAAAAGAGAGGACCGTGATATCTTCAAAAAGACTTCAGACCTGTTCTTCAACTCTGTTATTCTGTTTTTTCTGGGTTGGCGGCTGAGCCTGATACTCACAAACTGGTCTACCTTCAGGGGAGCTCCCACGGCGCTTCTCTACCTGCCCGGTGGATTTCTAAACCATCTGGCGGGAGCCGCAGTAGTCCTGCTCACAGTTCTGATATTTTACAAAAGACAAAAATACAGCCTTAAAGAGCTGGCTCGCTGGAGTATTCTAACGGCCGGGACTCTGGCTCTCTACTTTATTCTGACTGTATTTCTCTTATTTATACCCAAGGAATCTCAGTTTCCGGACAATGACATATCGCTTGTGGAGAATAAACCTGCAGCTGCTTTGAACTCAGACAGTGAGATAATTCTTTTGACCATGGAGGGAGAAGAACAGCTCCTTGACCTGACCGGCAGTCCGGTGACCATAGTGAATTTCTGGGCCAGCTGGTGTCCGCCATGCCGGGCGGAAATTCCGGAAATAGACCGTTTCTATTCAGACTACAAAGACAGTGACATACGTCTGATCACCGTAAACATGACTTCAACCGAAAAATCGATGCAGAACGCAGTGGATTTCATAGAGGAGAAAAAGGCGGATTTTCCGGTACTTCTAGACCACAAGGGTGAGGCGGCAGCCTACTTTAAGATCAATTCTGTCCCTTCAACCTTCGTATTTAACAGCAGTGGTGAATTGACAGCACAGAAAACAGGAGCCGTGGATTATGCCTGGCTTAAAAATGTGAGTAATTAG
- a CDS encoding ECF transporter S component — protein sequence MKKIFNKIASRLTAPRKASTYFYVIIPAVILNLLFSYFNNAILETPLFLDSIFTAVAAVFLGPAAGVLTGLLTNIGMEFVYGMTGLYWPFAVCNMATGFIVGTMNKKGYFKNILHMSIAAFLVAFTNAVLGAHIAFLLFRGDSGAGIDSVVSALLHMGQSMFSAVFWARIPANLADKLITILTAYSIKKWIFKDNIEFEYLLTKKIKEVGI from the coding sequence ATGAAAAAAATATTTAATAAAATTGCTTCAAGACTGACAGCACCCCGTAAAGCCTCTACTTATTTTTATGTAATTATTCCAGCTGTTATCCTCAATCTTCTTTTCAGTTATTTCAATAATGCAATTCTTGAAACGCCACTTTTTCTGGATTCTATCTTTACTGCGGTAGCCGCTGTTTTTCTCGGACCTGCGGCAGGAGTTCTCACCGGACTTCTCACAAATATCGGAATGGAGTTTGTATATGGAATGACAGGTCTTTACTGGCCCTTTGCAGTCTGCAATATGGCCACAGGTTTTATTGTGGGAACTATGAATAAGAAGGGGTATTTCAAAAATATCCTCCATATGTCTATAGCCGCATTTCTGGTTGCCTTCACCAACGCGGTTCTGGGTGCCCATATTGCCTTTCTTCTTTTCAGGGGAGATTCAGGTGCCGGTATAGATTCTGTTGTTTCCGCATTGCTGCATATGGGGCAGTCCATGTTTTCAGCTGTTTTCTGGGCAAGAATCCCAGCTAATCTGGCAGATAAGCTTATTACCATTCTTACGGCCTACAGTATTAAAAAATGGATTTTTAAGGATAATATAGAATTTGAATATCTACTGACCAAAAAAATAAAGGAAGTAGGAATATGA
- a CDS encoding SET domain-containing protein-lysine N-methyltransferase yields MNEIYRDPAERRKFMESKGLSYLSRSIYKDVSVFLKDQKTSPYYLDNHEEFRTLSSDYKDKIKEAWMADVSIRLVSEDVGYGLFAEADMNPGDILAEYAGVVQPGEDLVLDPDTAERPPEGFETDYTWDYPDAWYEDLLFEVNAGKMGNELRYINHSFEANLAVEHTLIDNRWVIFFVAQQFIRAGTQFTVDYGEEYWSGGFRELILF; encoded by the coding sequence ATGAACGAAATATATAGAGATCCCGCAGAGCGCCGAAAGTTTATGGAATCAAAGGGTCTCTCTTATTTGAGCCGGAGTATCTACAAGGATGTTTCTGTATTTTTAAAAGATCAGAAAACGTCCCCCTATTACCTGGATAATCATGAGGAGTTTAGGACTCTCAGCTCTGACTATAAAGATAAAATTAAAGAGGCCTGGATGGCTGATGTCTCCATCCGGCTGGTTTCTGAAGATGTCGGTTACGGCCTGTTTGCCGAGGCAGATATGAATCCCGGTGATATTCTGGCAGAATATGCCGGAGTCGTTCAGCCGGGGGAAGATCTTGTCCTTGATCCCGACACTGCCGAGCGTCCTCCGGAAGGTTTTGAAACCGACTATACCTGGGATTATCCCGATGCCTGGTATGAAGATCTTCTTTTTGAGGTCAACGCAGGAAAGATGGGAAACGAACTCCGTTATATCAATCATAGTTTTGAAGCCAATCTTGCTGTGGAGCATACTCTAATAGACAATCGTTGGGTCATTTTCTTTGTGGCACAGCAGTTTATCAGGGCAGGAACACAGTTTACCGTAGATTATGGTGAAGAATATTGGTCCGGTGGCTTCCGGGAGCTTATTCTTTTCTGA
- a CDS encoding histone deacetylase, producing the protein MLIYNPDAKISFVKYGILIPSLDSRKTNTIKALQEDPELGPRQDEWLISDFPRTLGKEDLQRAHSPEYTARLYGDDLESVLLESYELVDEEGRYNRYEPDSAEAPLGGIIDDVMNIVSGSYAVIPEALKSGFAYFLGGGMHHAHPDFGHGFCLVNDISIALLKAKEEGLFKTAWIIDIDAHRGDGTAEIMADHPDIQSLSIHMAAGWPLDSPEYREDGSLNPSWFPGDVDIPIVSGEEAEYTDRLLDEMCKMEEKGRPDFVFVVAGVDPYEKDELPSTSTLQMTKEQMLDRDQRLYCFLEERSIPSAWLSAGGYGASSWEIHTQFLKWVLKKRLN; encoded by the coding sequence ATGTTGATATATAACCCCGACGCAAAAATCAGTTTTGTAAAATACGGAATCCTGATTCCTTCTCTGGACAGCAGGAAAACCAATACCATAAAGGCACTTCAGGAAGATCCCGAACTGGGCCCCAGGCAGGACGAGTGGCTTATCTCTGATTTTCCAAGAACCCTTGGAAAAGAGGATCTTCAGAGAGCTCATTCCCCGGAATATACAGCCCGTCTTTACGGCGATGATCTTGAGAGCGTTCTACTGGAATCCTATGAACTTGTTGATGAAGAGGGTAGGTATAATCGCTACGAACCTGACTCTGCCGAAGCTCCTTTGGGGGGAATCATCGATGATGTCATGAATATCGTCTCAGGTTCCTATGCTGTAATTCCCGAAGCCCTGAAGAGCGGTTTTGCCTATTTTCTTGGTGGTGGAATGCATCATGCTCATCCGGATTTCGGTCACGGCTTCTGTCTTGTTAATGATATATCTATTGCCCTTCTCAAAGCGAAAGAGGAAGGACTTTTTAAAACTGCATGGATTATTGATATTGACGCCCACAGGGGGGACGGCACTGCCGAAATCATGGCAGACCATCCGGATATTCAATCTCTGAGTATTCATATGGCCGCAGGCTGGCCTCTGGACAGTCCGGAATACCGTGAAGACGGCTCACTCAATCCCTCATGGTTTCCCGGTGATGTGGATATACCCATTGTTTCAGGAGAAGAGGCTGAGTATACCGACAGGCTTCTGGATGAGATGTGTAAGATGGAAGAGAAGGGCAGGCCCGATTTTGTCTTTGTTGTTGCCGGAGTTGATCCCTACGAAAAGGATGAGCTGCCTTCGACATCTACACTGCAGATGACAAAAGAGCAGATGCTTGATCGTGATCAGAGACTTTACTGTTTTCTAGAAGAGCGGAGCATTCCCTCTGCATGGCTCTCGGCCGGCGGATACGGAGCCTCCTCCTGGGAGATTCATACACAGTTTCTTAAATGGGTGTTGAAAAAAAGGCTTAATTAA
- a CDS encoding GSCFA domain-containing protein, with protein MDSPSVRGTAGKDSSEAQKSFLDRQFSRIVIKEFPDKITPGDMLYFGGSCFAENLYSYWQDHFLPSVLSPFGSTYNPLSLRDSFTLLCEEGDIKEDELFFHRDLWSHSLFNTTISRADKNELLTVLNLELRRHRELLKESGFLILTLGTAFVYEEISSGKVVNNCHKRPGSDFRRYAMKPENVTEALKELSNRVCSINPSLKIILSLSPIRHLRDNAAENSLSKAVLRCGIDDYLQGCKDNEPGSFYFPSYEILLDELRDYRWYADDLCHPSRAASRYIMERFCETAADKALLSYMDEAESLKNLLEHKLRFPDSPEAVSFTEKKEQTLRDFQNKYPMALPPLSSSLVN; from the coding sequence ATGGATTCTCCATCTGTGAGAGGGACTGCGGGGAAAGACTCTTCTGAAGCACAGAAGAGCTTCCTGGACAGGCAGTTCAGCAGGATAGTCATTAAAGAGTTTCCTGACAAAATAACTCCCGGGGATATGCTCTATTTTGGCGGCTCCTGTTTTGCAGAAAACCTCTATTCATACTGGCAGGATCATTTCCTCCCCTCTGTACTCTCTCCTTTCGGCAGTACTTATAATCCACTCTCATTAAGGGACAGTTTCACTCTCCTCTGTGAGGAGGGGGATATTAAAGAGGATGAACTTTTCTTCCACCGTGATCTCTGGAGTCATTCCCTCTTCAATACTACAATCAGCAGAGCTGATAAAAATGAACTTCTGACTGTGCTGAACCTTGAACTCAGAAGACACAGAGAACTGTTAAAGGAGTCCGGATTTCTGATTTTGACTCTGGGTACGGCCTTTGTATATGAAGAAATTTCAAGTGGGAAGGTTGTGAATAACTGTCATAAAAGGCCTGGTTCTGATTTCAGGCGCTATGCCATGAAGCCTGAAAATGTTACCGAGGCCCTGAAAGAGCTGAGTAATAGAGTATGCAGCATTAATCCCTCTTTAAAGATAATCCTGAGTCTCAGTCCTATCCGTCATCTAAGGGATAATGCGGCAGAAAACTCATTGAGCAAGGCAGTTCTGCGCTGCGGAATTGATGATTACCTGCAGGGCTGTAAGGATAATGAGCCTGGTTCATTCTATTTTCCATCTTATGAGATACTGCTGGATGAACTGCGGGATTACCGATGGTATGCCGATGATCTCTGTCATCCTTCCCGGGCTGCAAGCAGATATATAATGGAGAGGTTTTGTGAAACGGCTGCCGATAAAGCTCTTCTATCCTATATGGATGAAGCAGAAAGCCTGAAGAATCTGTTGGAGCATAAGCTCCGTTTTCCGGATAGTCCCGAGGCTGTCAGTTTTACAGAAAAAAAAGAGCAGACCCTCAGGGATTTTCAAAATAAATATCCCATGGCTCTGCCCCCTTTATCGTCCAGTCTGGTTAATTAA